GAACGACGGCGATTGCAGGGTCGCCTCGATGACAAGGCGGATGCCGGCGGCGGCGCTCTCCGTCGACAGGCCGGTGTGATAGATGCCCAGCAGATCCGAAACCTCTCCTTCGGTCACCGGGCGTCCGAAGGCGCGGGCCACGCGGTTGCGAATGAACAGCTCGACCTCCGTGCCGGGCGGCGCGGTGGCGCTGGACGGAAGGAAGACGTTCAGGTTGGCGTGGACCGCCGCCGCCGCCGCGGTTTGCGCGGCCGTCGCGTAGGCGTTGACGGTGTTCGCTTGCACCGTCAGCTCGGGCGATTCTGCGGTGGCGGTGAAATCCGCCGGCGCCGTTTCTGCCTCTGTAATCGACGACGGAACCCGCACGCCGAAGACCTGGGCCACCACGTTGACGTATTGCTCGTCGGTCAGTCGCCAGATACGCGCCGCCGCCAGCGACGCGTCGGCCATGCACGGCGTCGGCGTTGGGGGCGGCGTGACCTGCCCGCCGGTGTCGGGCGGCGTCGTCACGCCGCCCCGGTCGCCTGGGTTCGAACTATCAGCGATCGAACCCGAGCAACCGGCCGCCACAAACGCGGCGACCCCCGCCACTGTCAGCCCTAGGAACTTTTTTGCCATTGGACCTTCTTCCCCTTTGGCGCGACGAAAGCTCACCCTCGGTGAGAGTTGTCCTCACAGGATGGGTCTTCTCCGCCGAACCTTTCCCGGTCCTTGTTCATCCTGGCGTCGGCCGATTGGGCACCCTCGGCGGGGGGCCGGGTGTTCGGCAGACAGCGGTGGTAAGTAATCAGGTGCCTGCCCAATCGCCGGCCGCCGTCTTGGAAGGAAATGCACATCTCACGATCAATTGTCTTTTCAATTGCGATTTCCAGTTTGCTTGCTAGCGCTGCCTGCAGCAGCTCTGACAAGCCCCCGGCCGGCGGCGGAAGCGGCGGGCAGGCCGCGGGGACCGGCGGCACAAATGCCGACGCTGGCTCCGGCGGCGGCAGCGGTGGAAACAGCGCGGGCACCGGCGGTACCAGCAACGACAGCGGTCAAACTGACGCCGCCGAAGACGTGGCCAGCGATGCGCCCGTCGATGCTCTGGATACGAATGCGGACGCACCAGCGCCCGTCGACGCCATCAATGGCACGCCTGACGGCGGCGCCTACAGTCGCACCGACTGGACCGCCACCTCCGTGCCGCCCTTCCCGACCGGCACCAAGGCGATGGGCCAGGATTTGAAGTACGCCAATGCCCTCGACGGAAACTTCAGCACGCGCTGGTCCATCGGTGACACCAATTCACCCGCCCAAACCATTGGTGATCAGTTCACGCTCGACATGGTTCAGGCGCACGTGTTCAAGAAGATTCTTTTTTGGTCTGGTGGATCGAACGGCGTTGGCGGCCCTGACTCTCGCGACTATCCCGGCGGGCTGGATGCGTCGGTCTCGCTCGACTGTCAGACATTCGGGCCCACCGTCGCCAGTGGCACCGAGCCTCAACCCGGCTGCACTGGCAACGCCAGCTGCAACATGCCGTTCGTCATCGATTTCGCCAGCCCGACAACCGCCCGCTGTGTCCGATTGACGCTGAACAAGCGTCTTCAACTGGGCGGCGGGATCTGGTGGGCCATCGACGAGCTGTACGTCTACCCGTGAATATTCCGGCGCGGATTGCGCGCCGGTTCGCGGTCTTCAGTGAGATGGCGAAGCCAACTCCCAGAGGGCTGTCAGCATCTCGGGCGGATCCAATGGCTTTTGAAATGCGCGCTTCAGTCCCAAGAACCCGAGATCCTGCTCTCTGAAAGCGACCGCGGAAATGGCGATGAGCGGAATCTTCATTTGATCAGGCGTCGCCTTT
This Polyangia bacterium DNA region includes the following protein-coding sequences:
- a CDS encoding discoidin domain-containing protein, yielding MLASAACSSSDKPPAGGGSGGQAAGTGGTNADAGSGGGSGGNSAGTGGTSNDSGQTDAAEDVASDAPVDALDTNADAPAPVDAINGTPDGGAYSRTDWTATSVPPFPTGTKAMGQDLKYANALDGNFSTRWSIGDTNSPAQTIGDQFTLDMVQAHVFKKILFWSGGSNGVGGPDSRDYPGGLDASVSLDCQTFGPTVASGTEPQPGCTGNASCNMPFVIDFASPTTARCVRLTLNKRLQLGGGIWWAIDELYVYP